The Streptomyces sp. NBC_01775 genome includes a region encoding these proteins:
- a CDS encoding PucR family transcriptional regulator — protein MSEDYQALIDEVSQLVGTPATLEGRDFALIAFGAHGGGGEEGEADGPALDSVRTRTILQRRSTPAVRAFFESFGITRATGPVRVPPPASGGEVPPDPATGVVHGRICLPVRERGVVYGYIWLLDDGALELTDPRLAAAMAVADRAGALLAAQTRDEARTGELLRTALAPAGGGARDEALAGLRTALGSAATGPLALVAVAPWPEDESPGPGRGPVPAAIPRLAAQCARDGALAVLVRLRGPHGLEPARTAAERLLRSPVSTAGTGAEARGPAAGLSAPRTGVDELPEAWAEALAAARAARAESLPGALAAWDAIGPYRMLTRLRGPLDDVPDPAVRELLRPAHSELARTAEVFLDCAGQAGRTAAALGIHRQTLYYRLSRVERLTGLDLDEGEDRLLLHMALKAARL, from the coding sequence ATGAGCGAGGACTACCAGGCGCTGATCGACGAGGTCTCCCAGCTGGTGGGCACGCCCGCCACGCTGGAGGGCCGCGACTTCGCGCTGATCGCCTTCGGCGCCCACGGGGGCGGGGGCGAGGAGGGCGAGGCCGACGGCCCGGCGCTGGATTCGGTGCGCACCCGCACCATCCTCCAGCGCCGCTCGACGCCCGCCGTGCGCGCCTTCTTCGAGAGCTTCGGCATCACCAGGGCCACGGGCCCCGTCCGCGTCCCTCCCCCGGCCTCCGGCGGGGAGGTGCCCCCGGACCCGGCGACCGGGGTGGTGCACGGCCGCATCTGCCTGCCGGTGCGCGAGCGGGGCGTGGTCTACGGCTACATCTGGCTGCTGGACGACGGGGCCCTGGAGCTGACCGACCCCCGGCTGGCCGCCGCGATGGCGGTCGCCGACCGTGCGGGCGCGCTGCTGGCGGCCCAGACCCGCGACGAGGCCCGCACCGGGGAACTGCTGCGCACCGCGCTCGCCCCGGCGGGCGGCGGCGCGCGGGACGAGGCGCTGGCCGGGCTGCGCACCGCGCTGGGCTCCGCCGCCACGGGGCCGCTGGCGCTGGTCGCCGTCGCGCCCTGGCCCGAGGACGAGTCCCCCGGCCCCGGGCGCGGTCCGGTGCCCGCCGCCATCCCCCGGCTCGCGGCGCAGTGCGCGAGGGACGGCGCGCTGGCGGTGCTCGTACGGCTGCGCGGCCCGCACGGTCTGGAGCCCGCGCGCACGGCGGCCGAGCGGCTGCTGCGCTCCCCGGTCTCCACCGCCGGTACGGGCGCGGAGGCGCGGGGTCCGGCCGCCGGGCTGAGCGCGCCGCGCACCGGGGTCGACGAGCTGCCCGAGGCGTGGGCCGAGGCCCTCGCGGCGGCGCGCGCCGCACGGGCCGAGTCACTGCCCGGCGCCCTCGCCGCGTGGGACGCCATCGGCCCCTACCGCATGCTGACGCGCCTTCGGGGCCCGCTCGACGATGTTCCCGACCCCGCCGTACGGGAACTGCTGCGGCCCGCCCACAGCGAACTGGCCCGCACCGCCGAGGTGTTCCTCGACTGCGCGGGCCAGGCGGGCCGCACGGCCGCCGCCCTCGGCATCCACCGCCAGACCCTCTACTACCGCCTCTCCCGGGTGGAGCGCCTCACCGGCCTCGACCTCGACGAGGGTGAGGACCGGCTGCTCCTCCACATGGCCCTCAAGGCAGCCCGGCTGTGA
- a CDS encoding proline dehydrogenase family protein → MLGPVLLAAARSDSIRRLVSAAPVTRPMVDRFVAGEQLDQCLSGITSLAGRGMEVTIDHLGEDITDRSEALRNRDAYLALAEALAGAGLGARAEMSVKLSAFGQALPGGHELATENVLPVVEAAAEAGTTVTLDMEDHTTVDSTLAILGELRQRFPATGAVVQSYLFRTEADCHALAGEGSRVRLVKGAYNEPPEVAFQDKREVDRAYVRCLKVLMAGKGYPMVGSHDPRMVAIAQDLAARYGRKEDEYEFQMLYGIRSAEQERLVAEGHRMRVYVPYGTDWYGYFMRRLAERPANLAFFLRSLVSRG, encoded by the coding sequence GTGCTGGGACCCGTGCTCCTCGCCGCCGCGCGCAGCGACAGCATCCGACGCCTCGTCTCGGCCGCGCCGGTCACCCGCCCGATGGTGGACCGGTTCGTGGCGGGCGAGCAGCTCGATCAGTGTCTGAGCGGCATCACCTCGCTCGCCGGGCGTGGTATGGAAGTCACCATTGACCATCTGGGCGAGGACATCACCGACCGGTCCGAGGCGCTGCGCAACCGTGACGCCTACCTCGCGCTGGCCGAGGCCCTGGCCGGTGCCGGGCTGGGGGCGCGGGCCGAGATGTCGGTGAAGCTCTCCGCCTTCGGGCAGGCCCTGCCCGGCGGGCACGAGCTGGCCACCGAGAACGTGCTGCCCGTGGTGGAGGCCGCCGCCGAGGCCGGGACGACCGTGACCCTCGACATGGAGGACCACACCACCGTCGACTCCACGCTCGCCATCCTCGGTGAGCTGCGGCAGCGCTTTCCCGCCACCGGTGCCGTCGTCCAGTCCTATCTGTTCAGGACCGAGGCGGACTGCCACGCGCTGGCCGGCGAGGGCTCCCGGGTCCGGCTGGTCAAGGGCGCCTACAACGAGCCCCCCGAGGTCGCCTTCCAGGACAAGCGCGAGGTCGACAGGGCGTACGTGCGCTGTCTGAAGGTCCTGATGGCGGGCAAGGGCTACCCGATGGTCGGCTCGCACGACCCGCGGATGGTGGCCATCGCCCAGGATCTGGCCGCGCGTTACGGTCGGAAGGAGGACGAGTACGAGTTCCAGATGCTCTACGGCATCCGCAGCGCCGAGCAGGAGCGGCTGGTGGCGGAGGGCCACCGGATGCGAGTCTACGTCCCGTACGGCACCGACTGGTACGGCTATTTCATGCGGCGCCTCGCGGAGCGCCCCGCGAACCTGGCCTTCTTCCTGCGCTCGCTGGTCAGCCGAGGCTGA
- the pruA gene encoding L-glutamate gamma-semialdehyde dehydrogenase codes for MDAVTQVPAPYNEPVHTYAPGSPERARLEAKLKELAGSPVDLPMTIDGVKRMGGGARHDVVQPHNHKAVLGTYADATRQDAQDAIDAALAAAPAWRALSFDDRAAIILKAAELLSGPWRETIAASTMLGQSKTAQQAEIDAPCELIDFWRFNVHFARELLTEQPLVQPHGVWNRMDHRPLEGFVYAVTPFNFTAIAGNLPTAPALMGNVVIWKPSPTQTHSAILLMELLEEAGLPKGVINLVTGDGKEVSEVAIPHPDLAGIHFTGSTATFQHLWKSVGENISGYKSYPRIVGETGGKDFIVAHSTADPKILKTAITRGAFEYQGQKCSAASRAYVPRSIWESGFKDELAAEVEGLAMGDVTDLSNFIGAVIDDRAFAKNKAAIDRAAADPSCEIVAGGTYDDSVGYFITPTVIACSDPENEVFKTEYFGPVIAVHVYEDGQDGAWEAMLDQMESASAYALTGAVLAQDRAVLAAASEKLRFAAGNFYLNDRPTGSIVGQQPFGGARASGTNDKAGSKFNLIRWSSPRAIKETQVAPTDYRYPHMG; via the coding sequence GTGGACGCTGTGACCCAGGTTCCCGCCCCGTACAACGAGCCGGTGCACACCTACGCGCCCGGCAGCCCCGAGCGTGCGCGCCTGGAGGCCAAGCTCAAGGAGCTGGCAGGAAGCCCCGTCGACCTGCCGATGACGATCGACGGCGTCAAGCGCATGGGCGGTGGCGCGCGCCACGACGTCGTGCAGCCGCACAACCACAAGGCCGTCCTCGGTACCTACGCCGACGCCACGCGCCAGGACGCGCAGGACGCCATCGACGCGGCACTCGCCGCGGCCCCGGCCTGGCGCGCGCTGTCCTTCGACGACCGCGCGGCGATCATCCTCAAGGCCGCCGAGCTGCTGTCGGGGCCCTGGCGCGAGACCATCGCGGCCTCCACCATGCTGGGCCAGTCCAAGACCGCGCAGCAGGCCGAGATCGACGCCCCCTGTGAGCTGATCGACTTCTGGCGCTTCAACGTGCACTTCGCGCGTGAGCTGCTGACCGAGCAGCCGCTGGTGCAGCCGCACGGCGTGTGGAACCGCATGGACCACCGCCCGCTGGAGGGCTTCGTCTACGCGGTCACGCCGTTCAACTTCACCGCCATCGCCGGCAACCTCCCCACGGCCCCGGCCCTCATGGGCAACGTCGTGATCTGGAAGCCGTCCCCGACGCAGACCCACTCCGCGATCCTCCTCATGGAGCTGCTGGAGGAGGCCGGCCTGCCCAAGGGCGTCATCAACCTGGTGACGGGCGACGGCAAGGAGGTCTCCGAGGTCGCGATCCCGCACCCGGACCTGGCGGGCATCCACTTCACCGGCTCGACGGCCACCTTCCAGCACCTGTGGAAGAGCGTCGGCGAGAACATCTCGGGCTACAAGTCCTACCCGCGCATCGTCGGCGAGACCGGCGGCAAGGACTTCATCGTCGCGCACTCCACCGCCGACCCGAAGATCCTCAAGACCGCCATCACCCGTGGCGCCTTCGAGTACCAGGGCCAGAAGTGTTCGGCTGCCTCCCGCGCCTACGTGCCGCGCTCCATCTGGGAGAGCGGCTTCAAGGACGAGCTGGCCGCCGAGGTCGAGGGCCTGGCCATGGGTGACGTCACCGACCTGTCGAACTTCATCGGCGCCGTCATCGACGACCGTGCCTTCGCCAAGAACAAGGCCGCCATCGACCGCGCCGCGGCCGACCCGTCCTGCGAGATCGTCGCGGGCGGTACCTACGACGACAGCGTCGGCTACTTCATCACCCCGACCGTCATCGCCTGCTCCGACCCCGAGAACGAGGTCTTCAAGACCGAGTACTTCGGCCCGGTCATCGCCGTCCACGTCTACGAAGACGGTCAGGACGGGGCCTGGGAAGCGATGCTGGACCAGATGGAGTCCGCCTCGGCCTACGCGCTGACCGGCGCCGTGCTGGCCCAGGACCGGGCGGTGCTGGCCGCCGCCTCCGAGAAGCTGCGCTTCGCCGCGGGCAACTTCTACCTGAACGACCGGCCCACCGGCTCCATCGTGGGCCAGCAGCCCTTCGGCGGTGCGCGGGCCTCGGGCACCAACGACAAGGCGGGCTCGAAGTTCAACCTGATCCGCTGGTCCTCGCCGCGCGCGATCAAGGAGACCCAGGTCGCCCCGACGGACTACCGGTACCCGCACATGGGCTGA
- a CDS encoding DUF1266 domain-containing protein, with protein sequence MGTRGTEQTRREADWSTPTDIEDALLEARSRADWDAYLAVLQRTELFIYVYKDRVDGGTVQPRIRTRDGRPCLHVHTRGVLLREPHRHLVAVHLTDAERLWKRWKLSDADHVGLLVNPGTPTEAYFPGNRALARRWHRQARRAGPRRETDALLTLRTGILTGPLAHGLACGAHLAVQNAVFWNDVGDVCTSYEGDTATLSALWEITDHETWREQLDFLLEGSNSPPEPEFLLGIREALTEHRPDEPVTAGRWREVALGRLLELNEDADQQALAGMVTSLTGTILRYEARFRADGVLPPDGRVRSALAYDYGRAVNVARWGRGARLATTSQAEEAVLRAGELCGSAYGSWAELSAGYILGRALRFDEEAFGEWYESALVAHRILTEDPESPWHTLPFTAGLP encoded by the coding sequence ATGGGAACACGGGGAACGGAACAGACCCGGCGCGAGGCCGACTGGAGCACGCCGACCGACATCGAGGACGCGCTGCTGGAAGCCCGGTCAAGGGCCGACTGGGACGCCTATCTGGCGGTACTGCAACGCACCGAACTGTTCATCTACGTGTACAAGGACCGGGTGGACGGCGGCACTGTCCAGCCCCGGATACGTACCCGGGACGGCCGTCCGTGCCTGCATGTCCACACCCGCGGTGTGCTGCTGCGCGAACCCCACAGGCATCTGGTCGCCGTGCACCTGACGGACGCCGAGCGGCTCTGGAAGCGCTGGAAGCTGTCGGATGCGGACCACGTGGGGCTGCTCGTGAACCCCGGCACCCCCACCGAGGCGTACTTTCCCGGCAACCGCGCGCTGGCCCGGCGCTGGCACCGGCAGGCCCGGCGGGCCGGGCCCCGGCGCGAGACGGACGCGCTGCTCACCCTGCGGACCGGCATCCTGACGGGCCCTCTCGCGCACGGTCTGGCCTGCGGCGCCCATCTCGCCGTGCAGAACGCGGTGTTCTGGAACGACGTGGGCGATGTCTGTACCAGCTACGAAGGCGACACCGCCACCCTGAGTGCGCTGTGGGAGATCACCGACCATGAAACCTGGCGCGAGCAGCTGGACTTCCTCCTCGAAGGCAGCAACAGCCCTCCCGAACCGGAGTTCCTGCTCGGGATACGCGAGGCCCTGACCGAGCACCGCCCCGACGAGCCCGTCACCGCCGGCCGGTGGCGCGAGGTCGCGCTCGGCCGTCTGCTGGAGCTGAACGAGGACGCGGACCAGCAGGCGCTCGCCGGCATGGTCACCTCGCTCACCGGGACGATCCTCCGCTACGAGGCGCGCTTCCGTGCCGACGGAGTGCTGCCGCCCGACGGCCGGGTCCGCTCCGCGCTCGCCTACGACTACGGCCGGGCCGTCAACGTGGCCCGTTGGGGCCGCGGCGCCCGGCTGGCCACCACCAGTCAGGCCGAAGAGGCCGTGCTGCGCGCGGGGGAGCTGTGCGGCAGTGCCTACGGATCCTGGGCGGAGCTGTCTGCGGGCTACATACTCGGCCGCGCACTGCGCTTCGACGAGGAGGCATTCGGCGAGTGGTACGAGTCCGCCCTCGTCGCGCACCGCATCCTCACCGAGGATCCGGAGAGCCCCTGGCACACCCTGCCGTTCACAGCCGGGCTGCCTTGA
- the serA gene encoding phosphoglycerate dehydrogenase — MSKPVVLIAEELSPATVDALGPDFEIRQCNGADRAELLPALADVDAVLVRSATKIDAEAVAAAGKLKVVARAGVGLDNVDVPAATKAGVMVVNAPTSNIVTAAELACGLLIATARNIPQANAALKNGEWKRSKYTGVELSEKTLGVVGLGRIGVLVAQRMSAFGMKVVAYDPFVQPARAAQMGVKLLSLDELLEVSDFITVHLPKTPETLGLIGDEALRKVKPDVRIVNAARGGIVDEEALAEAVKEGRVAGAGLDVYASEPCTDSPLFAFDQVVATPHLGASTGEAQEKAGIAVAKSVRLALAGELVPDAVNVQGGVIAEDVRPALPLAEKLGRIFTALAGEVAVRLDVEVYGEVTQHDVKVLELSALKGVFEDVVDETVSYVNAPLFAQERGVEVRLTTSSESPEHRNVVTVRGTLSNGEEISASGTLAGPKHLQKIVAINDHGVDLAVADHMAFLRYSDRPGVVGTVGRILGEAGINIAGMQVSRAEEGGEALVALTVDGTIDAPVLAEIAGEIGATRAQGVNLTD; from the coding sequence GTGAGCAAGCCCGTAGTACTCATCGCCGAAGAGCTGTCGCCCGCCACCGTCGACGCACTCGGTCCGGATTTCGAGATCCGGCAGTGCAACGGCGCCGACCGGGCCGAACTTCTCCCCGCTCTCGCCGATGTCGATGCCGTCCTCGTCCGCTCCGCCACCAAGATCGACGCCGAGGCCGTCGCGGCTGCGGGCAAGCTGAAGGTCGTCGCCCGGGCGGGCGTGGGCCTGGACAACGTCGATGTCCCCGCCGCCACCAAGGCGGGTGTGATGGTCGTCAACGCGCCGACCTCCAACATCGTCACCGCCGCCGAGCTGGCCTGTGGCCTGCTGATCGCGACGGCGCGCAACATCCCGCAGGCCAACGCCGCGCTCAAGAACGGCGAGTGGAAGCGCAGCAAATACACCGGTGTGGAGCTGAGCGAGAAGACCCTCGGCGTCGTCGGCCTCGGCCGCATCGGCGTGCTGGTCGCCCAGCGCATGTCCGCCTTCGGTATGAAGGTCGTCGCCTACGACCCGTTCGTGCAGCCCGCGCGGGCCGCGCAGATGGGTGTGAAGCTGCTTTCGCTGGACGAGCTGCTGGAGGTCTCCGACTTCATCACCGTCCACCTCCCCAAGACCCCCGAGACCCTCGGGCTCATCGGTGACGAGGCGCTGCGCAAGGTCAAGCCGGACGTGCGGATCGTCAACGCGGCGCGCGGCGGCATCGTCGACGAGGAGGCGCTGGCCGAGGCGGTCAAGGAGGGCCGGGTCGCGGGCGCCGGCCTGGACGTGTACGCCTCGGAGCCGTGCACCGACTCCCCGCTGTTCGCCTTCGACCAGGTCGTGGCCACGCCGCACCTGGGCGCTTCGACGGGTGAGGCGCAGGAGAAGGCGGGCATCGCCGTCGCCAAGTCGGTACGGCTGGCGCTGGCCGGCGAGCTGGTCCCGGACGCGGTCAACGTCCAGGGTGGCGTGATCGCCGAGGACGTGCGCCCGGCGCTGCCGCTGGCCGAGAAGCTCGGCCGGATCTTCACCGCGCTCGCGGGCGAGGTCGCCGTCCGGCTGGACGTCGAGGTGTACGGCGAGGTCACCCAGCACGACGTCAAGGTGCTGGAGCTGTCCGCGCTCAAGGGCGTGTTCGAGGACGTGGTGGACGAGACGGTCTCCTACGTCAACGCACCGCTGTTCGCGCAGGAGCGCGGCGTCGAGGTGCGGCTGACCACCTCCAGCGAGTCGCCCGAGCACCGCAACGTGGTCACCGTGCGCGGCACCCTGTCCAACGGCGAGGAGATCTCCGCCTCGGGCACCCTGGCGGGCCCCAAGCACCTCCAGAAGATCGTGGCCATCAACGACCACGGCGTGGACCTCGCGGTCGCCGACCACATGGCCTTCCTGCGCTACAGCGACCGCCCCGGCGTCGTCGGCACCGTCGGCCGCATCCTGGGCGAGGCGGGCATCAACATCGCCGGGATGCAGGTCTCCCGCGCGGAGGAGGGCGGCGAGGCCCTCGTCGCGCTGACCGTCGACGGCACGATCGACGCCCCGGTGCTCGCGGAGATCGCCGGAGAGATCGGCGCCACCCGCGCCCAGGGCGTCAACCTCACGGACTGA